In one window of Tumebacillus algifaecis DNA:
- a CDS encoding ABC transporter ATP-binding protein — protein MIEVKGVTKTFGDFTAVKDLSFTAQRGEVVGLLGENGAGKTTTLRMISTVLKPVQGSIAVDGMDTIRNAEEVRKKVGILFGGETGLYDRLTARENIAYFGKLYGLEKPMIEQRTANLAKRFDMERYLDKRVGGFSKGMKQKVAIARSLIHDPSVVLFDEPTSGLDITSANVIRQLLGEFKQEGRTVIFSSHIMSEVERLCDRVVILHRGTLQYNGTLDALYEQSGTKDLDRIFMEMVGEGR, from the coding sequence ATGATCGAAGTAAAAGGTGTGACCAAGACGTTTGGTGATTTTACGGCGGTGAAGGATCTTTCATTTACTGCGCAGCGAGGTGAAGTGGTCGGATTGCTTGGGGAAAACGGGGCTGGTAAGACGACGACGCTGCGTATGATCTCCACCGTGCTCAAACCTGTGCAAGGCAGCATCGCGGTGGACGGGATGGACACGATCCGCAACGCGGAGGAAGTGCGCAAGAAGGTCGGCATTCTGTTTGGCGGGGAGACCGGATTGTACGATCGGTTGACGGCGCGGGAGAACATCGCATATTTCGGCAAGCTGTACGGCTTGGAGAAGCCGATGATCGAGCAGCGCACAGCAAACTTGGCGAAGCGTTTTGATATGGAGAGATATTTGGATAAGCGTGTGGGCGGCTTCTCGAAAGGGATGAAGCAAAAAGTGGCAATTGCGCGGTCGCTGATTCACGACCCGAGTGTGGTGCTATTCGATGAGCCGACGTCTGGGCTCGATATCACCTCTGCGAATGTGATTCGGCAGTTGCTGGGCGAGTTTAAGCAGGAAGGACGCACGGTGATCTTCTCCTCGCACATCATGAGCGAAGTAGAGCGACTGTGCGATCGAGTGGTGATTTTGCATCGCGGGACGTTGCAATATAACGGGACGTTGGATGCGCTGTACGAACAAAGCGGGACGAAAGATCTCGACCGCATTTTTATGGAAATGGTAGGTGAAGGTCGATGA
- a CDS encoding ABC transporter ATP-binding protein produces the protein MKGQMDKMTALSLRGVTKTAGEFTLGPIDLTIERGYRVAFVGPNGSGKTTLFQLIQNFSRPDAGEIHVIGRRQPEQEVEIKARIGYMPDGVYGFEEMTPMEAAQFMKHWYPTWSGEHFARLCRKLEVDPHKKIAKLSKGTQQRVLFILACARDPELLLLDEPTANLDPFVARVMMEEISAVLDDGEKTVVFATHVMEEVRKFADYVAFLDRGKLLGYFEKDEILDSWKELWVECTAEAARLIPGVVSAEGRGPVRVITSARATTEKAFRAQGVTVLKVHNLELDEIFSELMKQHDAGRR, from the coding sequence GTGAAGGGGCAGATGGACAAGATGACGGCGTTGTCACTGCGAGGCGTGACCAAAACAGCGGGTGAATTTACGCTGGGTCCGATCGATTTGACGATTGAAAGAGGGTATCGGGTTGCATTCGTCGGCCCAAACGGTTCAGGGAAAACGACATTGTTTCAACTGATTCAAAATTTTTCCCGTCCGGACGCGGGTGAGATACACGTTATAGGTCGCAGACAGCCGGAGCAGGAAGTTGAGATCAAGGCCAGAATCGGATATATGCCAGACGGGGTGTATGGATTTGAAGAGATGACGCCGATGGAAGCGGCCCAGTTTATGAAACACTGGTATCCGACGTGGAGCGGAGAACACTTTGCAAGGCTGTGCCGAAAGCTGGAAGTCGATCCACATAAGAAAATCGCCAAGCTGTCGAAAGGGACACAACAACGTGTGCTGTTCATCCTCGCCTGCGCCCGCGACCCAGAACTTCTGTTGCTCGATGAGCCGACAGCCAATCTCGATCCGTTCGTAGCCCGCGTGATGATGGAAGAAATATCGGCGGTGCTGGATGACGGGGAGAAGACGGTCGTGTTCGCGACGCACGTGATGGAGGAAGTAAGAAAGTTTGCCGACTATGTGGCGTTTCTCGATCGAGGCAAGCTACTCGGGTATTTTGAGAAAGACGAAATTCTAGACAGTTGGAAGGAACTCTGGGTCGAGTGCACGGCCGAAGCGGCTCGGCTGATCCCTGGTGTGGTTTCGGCCGAAGGACGGGGGCCAGTGCGAGTGATCACCTCGGCGCGGGCGACGACCGAAAAAGCGTTCCGAGCGCAAGGAGTTACCGTGCTGAAAGTGCATAACCTAGAACTGGATGAAATTTTCTCAGAATTGATGAAGCAGCACGACGCGGGGAGGAGATAA
- a CDS encoding GntR family transcriptional regulator, whose amino-acid sequence MRIPIQISADSADPIYHQVEVQLRELIFSGQLPAGTALPSIRTLAQDLGCSVITTRRAYQDLENEGLIRTRKGIGTFVSEVETGDREKFREEAVISAFREAAVIGVRMGCSSDRLRELFESVLRELNVEEGE is encoded by the coding sequence TTGAGAATCCCGATCCAAATATCGGCGGACAGCGCCGACCCGATTTATCATCAGGTCGAGGTGCAGTTGCGTGAGTTGATTTTTAGTGGTCAGTTGCCCGCAGGCACGGCGCTCCCTTCGATTCGTACCTTGGCACAAGACTTGGGATGCTCGGTGATCACAACACGGCGGGCATATCAGGATTTAGAAAATGAAGGTTTGATACGAACACGCAAAGGTATCGGGACCTTCGTCTCGGAAGTGGAGACGGGTGACCGTGAAAAATTTCGCGAAGAAGCGGTGATCTCAGCATTCCGAGAGGCGGCGGTGATCGGTGTACGCATGGGTTGCTCCTCCGATCGCTTGCGGGAGTTATTTGAAAGTGTGCTGCGTGAATTGAATGTGGAGGAAGGAGAGTGA
- a CDS encoding AraC family transcriptional regulator: MYVIDRMQKTINYIEEHMLSDIALTDLAEVAGYSAYHFHRLFQMTVGIAVMTYIKNRRLDFAANELIRTNRKILDIALAYGFGSHETFTRAFKRAYQITPGEYRKQGRYVQVFPRVDLEISSLHSTGGIQMTPTMLNKQEIKVLGYLVRIEQNDEQGNNIPAFWQRYIREGLGHTIPNPINTDVEYGVCVDYNSETGDCSYLIGMEVAEAPTLPEGSELAYRVIPAASYAVFTTAPVSDENFPETIQRTWGAIFDEWLPTSGYKVATTPDFELYDERCAIPDAKQMDIYLPIEKA, encoded by the coding sequence ATGTACGTCATAGATCGCATGCAAAAGACGATTAACTACATCGAAGAACATATGCTATCTGACATCGCTCTGACCGACTTGGCAGAAGTGGCTGGTTATTCAGCTTATCACTTTCACCGCCTGTTTCAAATGACGGTGGGCATAGCGGTGATGACCTATATTAAGAATCGGAGACTCGACTTTGCCGCAAACGAATTGATCCGGACCAACCGCAAGATCCTAGATATCGCCTTGGCGTACGGTTTTGGGTCGCATGAGACGTTTACAAGAGCCTTCAAGCGCGCCTATCAAATCACACCGGGGGAGTATCGCAAACAAGGCCGTTATGTACAGGTCTTCCCGCGTGTAGACCTGGAGATTTCAAGTCTCCATTCCACAGGAGGAATTCAAATGACACCTACCATGCTCAACAAACAGGAAATCAAAGTGCTTGGCTATCTGGTACGCATTGAACAAAACGATGAACAAGGAAACAACATCCCTGCGTTCTGGCAGCGCTACATCCGAGAAGGGCTGGGGCACACGATCCCGAATCCGATCAACACAGATGTCGAATATGGCGTATGTGTTGATTACAACAGCGAGACGGGCGATTGCAGCTACTTGATCGGCATGGAAGTAGCAGAAGCTCCTACTTTACCGGAGGGAAGCGAACTCGCCTACCGCGTCATTCCGGCTGCTAGCTATGCGGTCTTTACCACGGCGCCTGTCTCCGATGAGAATTTCCCCGAGACGATCCAGCGAACGTGGGGCGCGATCTTTGATGAATGGCTTCCTACCTCGGGCTATAAAGTGGCCACCACCCCTGATTTTGAACTGTATGACGAGCGTTGTGCGATCCCGGATGCAAAGCAGATGGATATCTACCTCCCGATCGAAAAGGCATAA
- the lysS gene encoding lysine--tRNA ligase has translation MSAEQQQSTSTLEMSEQMQVRREKLQALYDKGIEPWGKRFDATHTSSEILAFGEEKTKEELAEIGQPVKIAGRIMLKRGQGKAAFSHIQDAAGRVQIYVKKDTVGEESYDLFDKMDIGDFVAVEGTIFKTNKGEVSVNVSALELMSKALRPLPDKHAGLKDVEQRYRQRYVDLIVNPDVRETFVMRSKIIQAMRHFFDGQGFLEVETPTMHAIAGGAAARPFITHHNALDMELYMRIALELHLKRLIVGGLERVYEIGRVFRNEGVSTRHNPEFTMMELYMAYGDYTDIMTLTENCVAYCAEQVLGTTKIEYQGVEVDLTPQWKRISMVDAVKEESGVDFSQVHSDEEAHALAKQHKVPVEKAWKVGHILNAFFEEFVEAKLIQPTFITGQPVEISPLAKKNPEDPRYTDRFELFIVGREHANAFTELNDPIDQRERFEAQLVEKEQGNDEAHEMDEDYIQALEYGMPPTGGLGIGVDRLVMLLTNQPSIRDVLLFPHMRHN, from the coding sequence ATGTCAGCAGAACAACAGCAGTCCACGTCCACGCTCGAAATGAGCGAGCAGATGCAGGTGCGCCGCGAGAAATTGCAGGCCCTGTACGACAAAGGGATCGAACCGTGGGGCAAGCGCTTTGATGCGACCCATACTTCTTCGGAGATCTTGGCCTTTGGTGAAGAGAAGACGAAGGAAGAATTGGCGGAAATCGGCCAACCGGTGAAGATCGCTGGGCGGATCATGCTCAAGCGCGGCCAAGGGAAGGCTGCTTTTTCGCATATTCAGGACGCAGCAGGTCGTGTGCAGATCTACGTGAAAAAAGACACGGTTGGCGAAGAGTCTTACGATCTGTTTGATAAAATGGACATTGGCGATTTCGTGGCGGTGGAAGGTACGATTTTCAAAACGAACAAAGGGGAAGTGTCGGTCAATGTATCGGCGCTGGAACTGATGTCGAAAGCACTGCGCCCGTTGCCTGACAAGCATGCCGGTCTGAAAGATGTCGAACAGCGCTATCGTCAGCGCTATGTCGATCTGATCGTCAATCCGGATGTGCGTGAAACGTTTGTGATGCGTTCGAAGATCATTCAGGCAATGCGCCATTTCTTTGACGGACAGGGTTTCTTGGAAGTAGAAACGCCGACGATGCATGCGATTGCGGGCGGTGCGGCGGCGCGACCGTTCATTACGCACCACAATGCACTCGATATGGAACTCTATATGCGGATCGCCTTGGAGCTCCATCTGAAGCGTTTGATCGTAGGCGGTTTGGAGCGCGTGTATGAAATTGGCCGCGTGTTCCGTAACGAAGGGGTGTCCACTCGTCACAACCCAGAGTTTACGATGATGGAACTGTATATGGCGTATGGGGATTACACCGATATTATGACGCTGACGGAGAACTGCGTGGCGTATTGTGCCGAGCAAGTGCTCGGAACGACGAAGATCGAGTACCAAGGCGTGGAAGTGGATTTGACGCCGCAGTGGAAGCGTATTTCGATGGTCGATGCGGTCAAAGAAGAAAGCGGAGTTGACTTCTCGCAAGTGCATTCGGACGAAGAGGCGCATGCGTTGGCGAAGCAGCACAAGGTCCCCGTGGAGAAGGCGTGGAAAGTCGGACATATCCTGAACGCATTCTTTGAGGAGTTTGTGGAGGCGAAGCTGATCCAGCCGACATTTATTACCGGGCAGCCGGTGGAGATCTCTCCTTTGGCGAAGAAAAATCCGGAAGATCCGCGCTATACGGATCGCTTCGAGCTGTTTATTGTGGGGCGTGAACATGCGAACGCGTTTACCGAATTGAACGATCCGATCGACCAGCGCGAGCGTTTTGAAGCGCAGTTGGTGGAGAAGGAGCAAGGAAACGACGAGGCGCATGAGATGGATGAAGACTACATTCAAGCGCTCGAATACGGCATGCCGCCGACCGGAGGACTGGGGATCGGCGTGGACCGTCTGGTGATGCTTTTGACCAATCAGCCGTCGATTCGTGACGTGCTGCTGTTCCCGCATATGAGACACAACTAG
- the greA gene encoding transcription elongation factor GreA translates to MLEKQTLLTQGGLLKLEEELDHLKSVKRRVVAERIQVAISYGDISENSEYEDAKNEQAFIEGRIMTLEKMLRNAQIIRDEDVVVGAVGVGSRVVIKDLEFGDVMDYMIVGSAEADPTENKISNESPVGRALLGRVIGDKIEVNVPAGMIEYEILEIKK, encoded by the coding sequence ATGTTGGAGAAACAAACGCTGCTCACCCAAGGTGGGCTTTTGAAATTAGAAGAAGAGCTGGACCATCTGAAGTCGGTGAAACGGCGCGTAGTCGCAGAGCGCATTCAAGTGGCGATCAGTTATGGGGATATCAGTGAAAACTCGGAGTATGAAGATGCGAAAAACGAGCAGGCTTTTATTGAAGGCAGGATCATGACGCTGGAGAAAATGTTGCGCAATGCTCAGATCATCAGGGATGAGGACGTGGTGGTCGGTGCGGTCGGCGTCGGCTCGCGCGTGGTGATCAAGGATCTCGAATTTGGCGATGTGATGGACTACATGATCGTCGGAAGTGCGGAGGCAGATCCGACAGAGAACAAGATTTCAAATGAATCTCCGGTCGGTCGGGCTTTACTTGGACGGGTGATTGGCGATAAGATTGAAGTTAATGTACCCGCAGGTATGATCGAATATGAGATACTCGAAATCAAAAAATAG
- a CDS encoding quinate 5-dehydrogenase, which yields MKHVVSVSLGSSSRNHKVIIRLFGQEVLIERLGTDGDRQKVIAAIQSLDGQVDAFGMGGIDRYIYVNNRRYTFREAEEIASYAKRSPIVDGSGLKNSLERHVVHLLADHPLIRLRGKKVLLVSGVDRFGMAEALVAIDCVVLFGDLMFGLGLPLSIRSLKGLDRAARMIAPLITRLPIRFLYPTGDKQQEIQEKFAKHYREADVIAGDFHFIRRHLPKRLDGKIVLTNTVTQDDVELLRARGVKHLVTTTPDLEGRSFGTNVIEALLIAIQESRQELAPVQYLALLDKTGFVPRIETLTSRV from the coding sequence GTGAAACACGTGGTCAGCGTCTCCCTCGGTTCTTCGTCGCGCAATCATAAGGTGATCATCCGTTTGTTCGGGCAAGAAGTGCTCATCGAACGGCTTGGTACCGATGGCGATCGTCAGAAAGTGATCGCGGCGATTCAAAGCTTGGACGGACAGGTTGATGCGTTCGGAATGGGCGGCATCGACCGCTACATATATGTGAACAATCGCAGATACACGTTTCGAGAAGCGGAAGAGATTGCAAGTTATGCCAAGCGCTCGCCGATCGTGGACGGTTCCGGTTTGAAAAATTCGCTGGAGCGTCATGTGGTGCATCTGCTTGCTGATCACCCTTTGATCCGGCTGCGCGGCAAAAAGGTGTTGCTCGTCTCAGGTGTTGACCGATTTGGCATGGCCGAGGCTTTGGTGGCGATCGATTGTGTCGTGCTGTTTGGCGATTTGATGTTCGGACTTGGTTTGCCGCTTTCGATCCGCTCGCTCAAGGGTCTGGATCGTGCGGCACGGATGATCGCCCCGCTGATCACCCGCTTGCCGATTCGTTTTCTGTATCCGACGGGGGACAAGCAACAGGAGATTCAAGAGAAATTTGCCAAACACTATCGCGAGGCCGACGTGATCGCTGGGGATTTTCATTTTATTCGGCGTCATCTGCCGAAGCGGCTCGATGGGAAGATCGTGTTGACGAACACGGTGACGCAGGACGATGTCGAGCTGTTGCGAGCGCGCGGTGTCAAGCATTTGGTGACGACGACGCCCGATTTGGAGGGACGGAGTTTCGGTACGAATGTGATCGAGGCGCTGCTCATTGCGATTCAGGAAAGCCGTCAGGAGTTGGCTCCGGTGCAGTATCTGGCCCTGCTCGACAAGACTGGGTTTGTACCGCGAATTGAAACGTTGACAAGTCGAGTGTGA
- the dusB gene encoding tRNA dihydrouridine synthase DusB → MLKIGNVELENNVILAPMAGVCNPSFRVLAKEMGAGMVCAEMVATKALQHGNAKTRSMLTILPEEKPVSMQLMGCDAESMRIAAELVAETDAAIVDINMGCPANKVHKAGSGAALARDPENAARIVEAVVKAVPNKPVTVKFRKGWDDDNINAVEVAKAVEQAGARAVAVHGRTAKQMYQGHADWSIISAVKAAVSIPVIGNGDVTSPQKAVQLLKETGCDGVMIGRGSLGNPWIFRAVTHYMATGEELPMPTAEERIRVALRHTDLLVDEKGEYVGTREMRKHIAWYTKGLRDSNQFRDKINLIETSQSLKEALNDYYEYLVRHEAQEVLI, encoded by the coding sequence ATGTTGAAGATCGGAAATGTAGAGCTGGAGAACAATGTGATCTTGGCGCCGATGGCTGGGGTCTGTAACCCGTCTTTTCGCGTTTTGGCTAAAGAGATGGGTGCAGGTATGGTCTGTGCGGAGATGGTGGCAACGAAAGCTTTGCAGCATGGCAACGCGAAAACCCGCTCCATGCTGACGATTCTGCCTGAGGAAAAACCGGTGTCGATGCAGTTGATGGGCTGTGACGCAGAATCGATGCGCATCGCAGCTGAGCTTGTCGCAGAGACCGATGCGGCGATTGTCGATATCAACATGGGCTGCCCGGCGAACAAAGTGCACAAGGCAGGCTCTGGGGCGGCTCTTGCCCGCGACCCGGAAAATGCGGCGCGCATCGTGGAAGCGGTGGTCAAGGCGGTGCCGAACAAGCCGGTGACGGTCAAGTTCCGCAAAGGGTGGGATGATGACAACATCAATGCGGTCGAAGTGGCTAAAGCGGTCGAGCAGGCCGGGGCGCGCGCTGTAGCGGTGCACGGACGCACGGCGAAACAGATGTATCAAGGACATGCGGACTGGAGCATCATCTCGGCGGTGAAAGCTGCGGTCAGCATTCCGGTGATCGGCAATGGGGATGTGACCTCGCCGCAGAAAGCGGTTCAACTTTTGAAAGAGACGGGCTGCGACGGTGTGATGATCGGCCGCGGTTCGCTTGGTAACCCGTGGATTTTCCGAGCGGTCACGCACTACATGGCGACGGGAGAAGAACTGCCGATGCCGACCGCTGAAGAACGCATCCGCGTTGCGTTGCGTCACACCGACTTGCTGGTCGATGAAAAGGGCGAGTATGTAGGGACGCGGGAAATGCGCAAACACATCGCGTGGTACACGAAAGGTCTGCGCGATTCGAACCAGTTCCGCGATAAGATCAATCTGATCGAAACTTCGCAATCGTTAAAAGAGGCGTTGAACGACTATTATGAGTATCTGGTGCGGCACGAAGCGCAGGAAGTGTTGATCTAG
- a CDS encoding helix-turn-helix domain-containing protein codes for MSDTIGKRLRAFRKLKNLTQQELADKLHVSIAIVGAVERGTRMPSHELLRSIHAVLGVTEQELRGETLTIGG; via the coding sequence ATGTCAGATACGATTGGCAAGCGTTTGCGAGCCTTCCGAAAGCTGAAGAACCTCACCCAGCAGGAACTGGCTGACAAATTACACGTCTCCATCGCGATTGTCGGGGCGGTCGAGCGAGGCACCCGCATGCCTTCGCACGAGCTGTTGCGCTCCATTCATGCTGTGTTGGGTGTGACGGAACAAGAGCTGCGAGGCGAGACGCTAACAATTGGTGGTTGA
- the folK gene encoding 2-amino-4-hydroxy-6-hydroxymethyldihydropteridine diphosphokinase, producing MNDNPLHTAYLSLGSNLGDREQTLREAILRLDRHPDIRVTQISSVYETAPVGMIAQPDFLNLALEIKTSLDAKKLLEITSSTELDMGRQRDMKWGPRTLDIDILLMDKQVMDTAELILPHPRMGERAFVLLPLAEIAGAKVHPVTQQTVSDMANQVDGKEGVFLCQIRLASVCEPSES from the coding sequence GTGAACGATAATCCGCTCCATACCGCCTACCTGTCGCTCGGTTCAAATCTGGGTGACCGCGAGCAGACTCTGCGCGAAGCCATCTTGCGTCTGGATCGACATCCCGATATTCGAGTGACTCAAATATCTTCGGTGTATGAGACCGCTCCGGTCGGGATGATCGCCCAACCCGATTTTCTGAACTTGGCTTTGGAAATCAAAACGTCACTCGATGCAAAAAAATTGCTGGAAATCACCAGTTCTACAGAATTAGACATGGGTCGTCAAAGGGATATGAAATGGGGACCTCGTACATTAGATATAGACATCCTGCTCATGGACAAGCAGGTCATGGACACGGCGGAGCTCATCTTACCACATCCCCGCATGGGGGAACGCGCATTTGTCCTACTACCGCTCGCTGAAATTGCAGGCGCCAAGGTTCACCCTGTGACGCAGCAAACCGTGTCAGACATGGCCAATCAGGTGGATGGGAAGGAAGGGGTCTTTCTATGTCAGATACGATTGGCAAGCGTTTGCGAGCCTTCCGAAAGCTGA
- the folB gene encoding dihydroneopterin aldolase, with translation MDAIYISGMEFYGYHGVLEEENRLGQRFYADLVLYTSLQEAGESDDLTKTVNYAEAYEEIRQIMDGEPVQLIETLAERIAKQMLTSFLRVQKVQVKVTKPMPPIAGLLSGVAVEVIRER, from the coding sequence ATGGACGCGATCTATATTTCCGGCATGGAGTTTTACGGCTACCACGGCGTTTTGGAAGAGGAAAATCGGCTGGGGCAGCGCTTTTATGCCGATTTGGTTTTGTACACCTCGCTACAGGAAGCGGGGGAATCGGACGATCTGACCAAGACGGTCAATTATGCGGAAGCGTATGAGGAGATCAGACAGATCATGGACGGGGAGCCGGTGCAGTTGATCGAAACGCTGGCCGAGCGAATCGCCAAGCAGATGCTCACCTCGTTTTTGCGCGTGCAAAAGGTGCAGGTAAAAGTTACCAAGCCGATGCCGCCGATCGCAGGACTGCTGTCGGGCGTCGCGGTGGAGGTCATCCGTGAACGATAA
- the folP gene encoding dihydropteroate synthase — protein MGNVRYNPYVIHIENEAHLYSEFRLVGSTEAGNRIMLNKGRGFVIRIDQVSLKAANVLKQEMLARGGDAAVHRDVAGLTAGDSSIVLMGTKRQFLEVIDKLRIQPFGLKQLSVELAEVLNRFEAKRPQRLTFANDRFTWEFGTRTLIMGILNVTPDSFSDGGSWTDLDRAVQHAQEMIAAGADILDIGGESTRPGHAPVAAEEEMQRVIPIIERLSKELAIPISIDTYKSDVAKAAIEAGAHIVNDVWGFKKDPEMARVCAELDCPVILMHNRETPYEHDVITGVVRDIRESIALAREAGVREENIILDPGIGFGKTHEQNLYLMKRMDDFKGLGYPVLLGTSRKSMIGNALDLPVTERVEGTAATVALGIAKGVDIVRVHDVKEMARVARMTDAMVR, from the coding sequence ATGGGAAACGTGAGATACAATCCGTATGTGATACATATTGAAAACGAAGCGCACCTGTACTCCGAGTTTCGCTTGGTCGGCTCCACAGAGGCCGGGAATCGGATCATGCTGAACAAAGGACGAGGTTTTGTGATTCGCATCGATCAGGTCAGTCTGAAGGCGGCCAACGTGTTGAAGCAAGAAATGCTGGCTCGCGGCGGCGATGCGGCTGTGCATCGCGATGTGGCCGGACTGACGGCTGGCGACTCCTCCATCGTGCTGATGGGCACCAAGCGGCAGTTTCTCGAAGTGATCGACAAATTGCGAATCCAGCCCTTCGGCCTCAAACAGCTCAGCGTTGAACTGGCCGAGGTTCTGAACCGATTTGAAGCCAAACGGCCACAGCGGCTGACCTTTGCCAATGATAGATTCACCTGGGAATTCGGAACCCGCACGTTGATCATGGGGATACTAAATGTCACTCCCGATTCGTTTTCCGATGGTGGGAGCTGGACCGATCTGGACAGGGCGGTCCAACATGCGCAAGAGATGATCGCAGCAGGTGCTGACATCCTCGACATCGGCGGCGAATCGACCCGCCCGGGCCATGCTCCGGTCGCAGCGGAGGAAGAGATGCAGAGGGTGATTCCGATCATCGAGCGTCTGTCGAAAGAGCTTGCGATCCCGATTTCGATCGATACTTATAAATCTGATGTGGCCAAAGCTGCGATCGAAGCGGGTGCGCACATCGTCAATGATGTTTGGGGTTTCAAAAAAGACCCGGAGATGGCCCGAGTCTGCGCAGAGCTGGACTGTCCGGTGATCTTGATGCACAACCGCGAGACACCCTATGAGCATGATGTGATCACAGGCGTCGTCCGCGACATCCGTGAGTCGATCGCGCTGGCCCGGGAGGCCGGGGTGCGCGAGGAAAACATCATCCTCGATCCGGGCATCGGATTTGGCAAGACGCATGAGCAAAATCTCTATCTGATGAAGCGGATGGACGATTTTAAGGGACTGGGCTATCCCGTTTTGCTCGGCACTTCCCGCAAATCGATGATCGGGAATGCACTCGACCTGCCAGTCACAGAACGCGTAGAAGGCACTGCGGCCACGGTGGCGCTTGGCATCGCCAAAGGTGTGGACATCGTCCGTGTGCATGATGTAAAAGAAATGGCGCGCGTCGCCCGCATGACCGACGCGATGGTGCGCTAG